In Archangium violaceum, the following are encoded in one genomic region:
- a CDS encoding DUF2381 family protein, whose product MPSPPPTVPLLLAILATAPALAEPPSEAWDTAAARHLELTAESPGQVHEVRISPGLTTTLVFNAPLLRGSVVLEARERFRVVTVDETMGFVALLPSGALSPGQQLRLEVRFADGAVPASITFSLVVHPTRAEPQVNVYRQPRSAESFQQEARQEHERAERCEARLAQTQTARVGPS is encoded by the coding sequence ATGCCCAGCCCACCACCCACCGTCCCCCTGCTGCTCGCGATTCTCGCCACGGCTCCAGCCCTCGCCGAGCCTCCGTCTGAAGCTTGGGACACGGCGGCCGCTCGCCACCTCGAGCTGACGGCAGAGAGCCCCGGGCAGGTGCACGAGGTGCGTATCAGCCCTGGCCTCACCACCACCCTGGTGTTCAACGCGCCGCTGCTGCGTGGGAGCGTGGTACTGGAGGCGCGCGAGCGCTTCCGGGTGGTAACGGTGGACGAAACCATGGGCTTTGTTGCGCTCCTGCCTTCGGGGGCGCTGTCACCGGGACAGCAACTGCGCCTGGAGGTGCGCTTCGCGGATGGCGCGGTGCCGGCGAGCATCACCTTCTCGCTGGTGGTGCACCCCACCCGGGCCGAGCCGCAGGTGAATGTGTACCGCCAGCCGCGCTCGGCCGAGTCCTTTCAACAGGAGGCGCGGCAGGAGCATGAGCGTGCCGAGCGGTGCGAAGCGCGGCTGGCGCAAACCCAGACTGCGCGCGTCGGCCCATCGTGA
- a CDS encoding coproporphyrinogen-III oxidase family protein codes for MRKYYLGPEPSHEVPFKKLLAISHYIMPNFATLEWDRVSREQVDENLRSLQDPGGALNDELMMYIHVPYCQSFCHYCNFNKNHYPWQDEERLQRYTDYLIKEIDYYLSLPYVQARRFTAIYIGGGSPSTLPVSAVERLFGHMAKAVPGFDTIEKTFTGEPRTLRKPDLLKVIHDYGFDRVTFGIETLNPEIHKQIGRWDSRSDVDAVFEGLQKLGYKGDRCVDLMYDLPGQSLVGFQEELATLVEHYRPDEIDAFGTVYLPYRPLHKLILDGRVPQPGSIWQLLRMREHLYDYLLENGYHNTIAETYSRKPQRSMYQTAHCARQDIIGIGCAARSNIKDMVSINPDKVDVWMNNIDQYGVSTQTLQSIGRGGVLDRIMVMFPRYKELSKELLDRYSDVEHFEQVEDVLRSHIEVGCVEEQEDRYVVNKLGVIWHGNLQTDYMERSLNLQGKVLLKVISEKESDFDREERFKVNTATRFIAKHIDKYPKLMK; via the coding sequence ATGCGGAAATACTATCTGGGGCCGGAGCCCAGCCATGAAGTGCCGTTCAAGAAGCTCCTGGCGATCTCCCACTACATCATGCCCAACTTCGCCACGCTGGAGTGGGATCGGGTCTCACGCGAGCAGGTGGACGAGAACCTGCGCTCGTTGCAGGACCCGGGGGGGGCGCTGAACGACGAGCTGATGATGTACATCCACGTGCCGTACTGTCAGTCGTTCTGCCATTACTGCAACTTCAACAAGAACCACTATCCCTGGCAGGACGAGGAGCGGCTACAGCGATACACGGACTACCTCATCAAGGAGATCGACTACTACCTGTCGCTCCCCTACGTGCAGGCGCGGAGGTTCACGGCCATCTACATCGGGGGGGGAAGCCCCTCCACGCTCCCGGTCTCGGCGGTGGAGCGGCTGTTCGGGCACATGGCGAAGGCAGTGCCGGGGTTCGACACCATCGAGAAGACGTTCACGGGCGAGCCGCGCACGCTGCGCAAGCCGGACCTGCTGAAGGTCATCCACGACTACGGCTTCGACCGCGTGACGTTCGGCATCGAGACGCTCAACCCGGAGATCCACAAGCAGATAGGCCGGTGGGACTCTCGGAGCGACGTGGACGCGGTGTTCGAGGGGCTGCAGAAGCTGGGGTACAAGGGCGACCGCTGCGTCGACCTCATGTATGACCTGCCGGGGCAGTCGCTGGTGGGCTTCCAGGAGGAGCTGGCGACGCTGGTGGAGCACTACCGGCCGGACGAGATCGACGCATTCGGGACCGTGTACCTGCCGTACCGGCCGCTGCACAAACTCATCCTCGACGGGCGGGTGCCACAGCCGGGGAGCATCTGGCAGCTCCTGCGGATGCGCGAGCACCTGTATGACTACCTGCTGGAGAACGGCTACCACAACACCATCGCCGAGACGTACTCGCGCAAGCCCCAGCGCAGCATGTACCAGACGGCGCACTGCGCGCGGCAGGACATCATCGGCATCGGCTGCGCGGCGCGCAGCAACATCAAGGACATGGTGTCCATCAACCCGGACAAGGTCGATGTCTGGATGAACAACATCGACCAGTACGGGGTATCCACGCAGACGCTGCAGAGCATCGGACGGGGCGGAGTGCTGGACCGGATCATGGTGATGTTCCCGCGTTACAAGGAGCTCTCCAAGGAGCTGCTCGACCGCTACTCGGACGTGGAGCACTTCGAGCAGGTGGAGGACGTCCTGCGCTCGCACATCGAGGTGGGGTGCGTGGAGGAGCAGGAGGACCGGTACGTCGTCAACAAGCTGGGCGTCATCTGGCACGGCAACCTGCAGACGGACTACATGGAGCGTTCGCTGAACCTGCAGGGAAAGGTCCTCCTGAAGGTCATCTCGGAGAAGGAGAGCGACTTCGATCGAGAGGAGCGCTTCAAGGTGAACACGGCGACCCGATTCATCGCGAAGCACATCGACAAGTACCCGAAGCTGATGAAGTAG
- a CDS encoding NADP-dependent oxidoreductase: MRTNREWVLTARPTGLEFENCLELREGPLPEPGEGQVRVRNVYVSLEPATRLRMQRETYGPAIPLGAVVTGFTVGVVDASRYPGLREGAVVSIPGGWRAYSVVNGADARELPPGIPLPAWFSALGHIGISAWFGMMEIGQPKPGETVVVSAAAGAVGSQAGQLAKIHGCRVVGIAGSDEKCAWLTGELGFDAAVNYKQPDWEARLREACPKGVDVYFENVGGAVSEPVYALLNKHARVSLCGLISGYNDPGPTPGPKDFSLFLMKRVRLEGFIVSDYFPRANDAYERLVPWVREGRLKWRADVVEGMENLPTAFRKLFVGGNTGKLQVKVSDP, encoded by the coding sequence ATGCGTACGAACCGCGAGTGGGTGTTGACGGCCCGGCCGACGGGCCTGGAGTTCGAGAACTGTCTGGAGCTCCGCGAGGGGCCGCTTCCCGAGCCGGGGGAAGGGCAGGTGCGTGTCCGCAATGTCTACGTGTCGCTGGAGCCGGCGACCCGGCTGCGGATGCAGCGGGAGACGTACGGTCCGGCGATACCGCTGGGCGCGGTGGTGACGGGCTTCACCGTGGGCGTGGTGGATGCGTCGCGCTACCCGGGGCTTCGCGAGGGCGCCGTGGTGAGCATCCCGGGAGGTTGGAGGGCCTACTCGGTGGTGAACGGCGCGGACGCGCGCGAGCTGCCGCCGGGCATCCCCCTGCCGGCGTGGTTCTCGGCACTGGGCCACATTGGAATCTCCGCCTGGTTCGGGATGATGGAGATCGGTCAGCCGAAGCCGGGCGAGACGGTGGTGGTGTCGGCGGCGGCCGGTGCGGTGGGCTCGCAGGCCGGACAGCTCGCGAAGATTCATGGATGCCGGGTGGTGGGCATCGCGGGCTCGGACGAGAAGTGCGCGTGGTTGACGGGCGAGCTCGGCTTCGACGCGGCCGTCAATTACAAGCAGCCGGACTGGGAGGCCCGCCTGCGCGAGGCCTGCCCGAAGGGCGTGGACGTCTACTTCGAAAACGTGGGTGGTGCCGTGTCCGAGCCCGTCTATGCGCTGCTCAACAAGCACGCGCGTGTGAGCCTCTGTGGGCTCATCAGCGGGTACAACGACCCGGGCCCGACGCCCGGCCCGAAGGACTTCAGCCTGTTCCTCATGAAGCGCGTGCGGCTGGAGGGCTTCATCGTCTCGGATTACTTCCCCCGGGCGAACGACGCTTACGAGCGGCTGGTGCCCTGGGTGCGCGAGGGCCGGCTCAAGTGGCGCGCGGACGTCGTGGAGGGAATGGAGAATCTCCCCACCGCCTTCCGCAAGCTCTTCGTGGGAGGCAATACCGGCAAGCTGCAGGTGAAGGTGTCCGACCCCTGA
- a CDS encoding DUF7594 domain-containing protein translates to MGRLKGWARWGMCVTAVGLLTHCGGTVELEETAGGLSTVSQGLEETRVFTPVADARVESDYPAQNFGGDSTLKVDGSPEYASFLRFELSGLNGTVRSARLRLYATGSTTTGPAVYTTDSTWQEGTVTFQTKPVARTQLSRVTSVASSTWTEWDVTAAVQGNGTVNLALIATGADGTEFQSREASNTARRPQLVVTVETGSTNPPPPTGNGWTFLGTAQGGPRYVFGVSADEGGNLWVAGGEEGLFVLQKGQTQFRRFTMADGLRPYGYMLDGSAPAGEKYLKVISVAGGPPGVAFVGYEGKKPAAGMPTCEDEWDQAPAEGRAPDASIYKSGDADRVTLTSTGIQVVHYDLSTGPNKVSAEPRGREKLCNIWRIAYDSRTRSVWFGANHGFAWGNADFAGYSCPPGTWDYSCAGVKEHAHPAINAWNSNQTGLVLLTDAYYGVSVASNGDVWFGGANRSTRFRYGTNGYNYWAAQSQTEDSAYAWNRYDIWPDAVGEPSIPTLAQRVDDNVSGMAVMSDQSVWVGSWNRGLALLDASGTRLRTLSTELVDGKGYVSAVAGDPLDNSVWAGASWGGGLSRVQGSTVLKYGSGVLPSELVWMRISDIQVDRSSNPRRILVAFQGDDTTPGAIGVFSGP, encoded by the coding sequence GTGGGAAGGCTGAAGGGGTGGGCGAGGTGGGGAATGTGCGTGACCGCGGTGGGGCTGCTCACGCACTGTGGGGGGACGGTTGAATTGGAGGAGACGGCGGGTGGGCTCTCGACGGTGAGCCAGGGCCTCGAGGAGACGCGTGTCTTCACCCCTGTCGCCGATGCGCGGGTGGAGTCGGACTACCCGGCCCAGAACTTCGGGGGGGACAGTACGCTGAAGGTGGACGGCTCACCCGAGTACGCGTCCTTCCTGCGCTTCGAGCTGAGCGGGCTCAATGGCACCGTGCGCAGCGCCAGACTCCGCCTGTACGCGACGGGCTCGACCACCACGGGTCCCGCCGTCTACACGACGGATTCCACATGGCAGGAGGGCACCGTCACCTTCCAGACGAAGCCCGTGGCGCGGACCCAGCTGTCCCGCGTCACCTCGGTGGCCTCCAGCACCTGGACCGAGTGGGACGTGACCGCCGCCGTCCAGGGCAATGGCACGGTGAACCTCGCGCTGATCGCCACGGGCGCGGATGGCACCGAGTTCCAATCGCGGGAGGCGTCCAACACCGCCCGGAGGCCCCAGCTCGTCGTGACGGTGGAGACGGGCAGTACCAATCCACCTCCTCCGACCGGGAACGGCTGGACGTTCCTCGGCACGGCACAGGGGGGGCCCCGGTATGTGTTCGGCGTGAGCGCCGACGAGGGGGGAAACCTCTGGGTGGCCGGAGGTGAGGAGGGGCTGTTCGTCCTCCAGAAGGGCCAGACGCAGTTCCGCCGCTTCACCATGGCGGATGGCCTGCGGCCCTACGGCTACATGCTCGACGGGAGTGCCCCCGCGGGTGAGAAGTACCTGAAGGTCATCTCCGTCGCCGGAGGCCCCCCGGGCGTCGCCTTCGTCGGGTACGAGGGCAAGAAGCCCGCCGCGGGCATGCCCACGTGCGAGGACGAATGGGATCAGGCCCCCGCGGAAGGCCGCGCTCCCGATGCGAGCATCTACAAGAGTGGTGACGCGGACCGCGTGACGCTGACGTCCACGGGCATCCAGGTGGTGCATTACGATCTCTCCACCGGCCCCAACAAGGTCTCCGCCGAGCCGCGCGGGCGCGAGAAGCTCTGCAACATCTGGCGCATTGCCTACGACTCGCGGACGAGGAGCGTCTGGTTCGGCGCCAACCACGGCTTCGCCTGGGGCAACGCGGACTTCGCCGGGTACAGCTGCCCCCCGGGGACCTGGGACTACAGCTGCGCCGGAGTGAAGGAGCACGCGCACCCGGCCATCAACGCGTGGAACTCCAACCAGACGGGCCTGGTGCTGCTCACCGACGCGTATTACGGCGTCTCGGTGGCCTCGAATGGAGACGTGTGGTTTGGCGGTGCCAACCGCTCCACCCGCTTCCGCTACGGCACCAACGGCTACAATTACTGGGCGGCCCAATCGCAGACCGAGGACAGTGCCTACGCGTGGAATCGCTATGACATCTGGCCGGACGCCGTGGGCGAGCCCTCCATTCCCACCCTGGCGCAGCGCGTGGATGACAACGTGTCGGGCATGGCGGTGATGAGCGATCAGAGCGTCTGGGTGGGGAGCTGGAACCGGGGCCTGGCGCTGCTCGACGCGAGCGGGACTCGCCTGCGCACGCTGTCCACCGAGCTCGTCGATGGAAAGGGCTACGTGTCGGCCGTCGCGGGGGACCCGCTCGACAACAGCGTGTGGGCGGGCGCGAGCTGGGGCGGAGGCCTGAGCCGCGTGCAGGGCTCCACGGTGCTGAAGTACGGCAGCGGAGTCCTCCCGAGTGAGCTGGTCTGGATGCGCATCTCGGACATCCAGGTGGACCGCTCGAGCAACCCGCGGCGCATCCTCGTGGCCTTCCAGGGGGACGACACCACGCCCGGGGCCATCGGCGTGTTCTCGGGCCCGTAG
- a CDS encoding FAD-dependent oxidoreductase: MTKRYVVVGGGVSGIAAAHYLREAGAEVELVEREDSLGGRVAPALLDGQPIELGGKNIGRRYHLFREFARKMGETDFEPFGINSSRVRPNGRLMTVDSSRRWSSVRELMRACPPSDLLRFATLCARAVSPPENGYLGSVRFDALGERRDDRPLSAYFSEAFSEAVLRPMVVRMNGAEPDEVFPGNVGTNLRMLLDTYEQPKRGMRALFDRFARTVRVTRGTRARGLVVRDGRVEALELEGPGGAREERTCDGVLLAMPAHASAALLTPHEPGLAQALGHVRYFPVLVVVARYAREVFSHSTRALVFGPEHPLSNAGAYGINALDVVRYTFSGRTARRALEAGADAEALLRAGEELLGRHFPVHPAERVTYVARRFEPGLCAYTPHHARLRRELDTGLGRLRGLQLAGDYLRGASIEACFRAAKESAGQMLRS, encoded by the coding sequence ATGACGAAACGCTATGTGGTGGTGGGGGGCGGGGTATCTGGCATCGCTGCGGCACACTATCTCCGGGAGGCAGGGGCCGAGGTGGAGCTCGTCGAGCGGGAGGACTCGCTGGGCGGGCGCGTGGCACCAGCGCTGCTCGACGGCCAGCCCATCGAGCTGGGGGGCAAGAACATCGGCCGGCGCTACCACCTCTTCCGCGAGTTCGCGCGGAAGATGGGGGAGACGGACTTCGAGCCATTCGGCATCAACTCCTCGCGCGTGCGGCCCAACGGCCGGTTGATGACCGTGGACAGCTCGCGCCGATGGAGCAGCGTGCGGGAGCTGATGCGGGCCTGTCCTCCCTCGGACCTGCTCCGCTTCGCCACGCTCTGCGCGCGCGCGGTCTCCCCCCCGGAGAACGGCTACCTGGGCTCCGTCCGCTTCGATGCCCTCGGCGAGCGCCGGGATGACCGCCCGCTGAGCGCGTACTTCAGCGAGGCCTTCAGCGAGGCCGTGCTCCGCCCCATGGTGGTCCGGATGAATGGCGCCGAGCCGGACGAGGTCTTCCCCGGCAACGTCGGCACCAATCTCCGGATGCTGCTGGACACGTACGAGCAGCCGAAGCGCGGCATGCGGGCCCTCTTCGATCGCTTCGCGAGGACTGTACGGGTGACGCGAGGCACTCGCGCCCGAGGGCTGGTGGTGCGGGACGGGCGGGTAGAGGCCCTGGAGCTGGAGGGGCCCGGGGGCGCCCGCGAGGAGCGCACGTGTGATGGGGTGCTGCTCGCCATGCCCGCGCACGCCAGCGCCGCGCTGCTGACTCCGCACGAGCCGGGTCTGGCCCAGGCACTCGGCCACGTGCGCTACTTCCCGGTGCTGGTGGTGGTGGCCCGGTACGCGCGGGAGGTCTTCTCCCACTCCACCCGCGCGCTCGTCTTCGGCCCGGAGCACCCGCTGAGCAACGCGGGGGCGTACGGCATCAACGCCCTGGACGTGGTGCGCTACACGTTCAGCGGGCGCACCGCACGCCGGGCCCTGGAGGCCGGGGCGGACGCGGAGGCACTGCTGCGCGCCGGGGAGGAGCTGCTCGGCCGCCACTTCCCCGTCCACCCCGCCGAGCGGGTGACCTACGTCGCACGGCGCTTCGAGCCGGGACTGTGCGCCTACACACCCCACCATGCCCGCCTGCGGCGCGAGCTGGACACTGGCCTGGGGAGGCTCCGCGGCCTCCAGCTCGCCGGGGACTACCTGCGGGGCGCCTCCATCGAGGCCTGCTTCCGCGCGGCGAAGGAATCTGCGGGGCAGATGCTGAGGAGCTAG
- a CDS encoding AfsA-related hotdog domain-containing protein, which translates to MSIGDGVDGRDAPEVLDAVPTGVLEKLKEWMETFDPSARLQLPQHLVHKRDPRNVFIARLERVSEARPDELAAQLLFDPTHPYHFEHPQDHVPGMMLMEAGRQLGLAVTHLFYGVPLDALFVLNDVNARFRRFAELSEPVFVYSAVREKVYRRGRLMSMRQAGIFIQRGELLGSMDGSWSVYDRRLMERLRRRPRPEDGPAASHPMAAPAAE; encoded by the coding sequence ATGAGCATCGGAGATGGGGTTGACGGACGGGACGCTCCGGAGGTGCTGGACGCGGTCCCCACGGGAGTGCTCGAGAAGCTGAAGGAGTGGATGGAGACGTTCGACCCTTCCGCCCGGCTCCAACTTCCACAGCACCTGGTCCACAAGAGAGATCCACGCAACGTCTTCATTGCCCGGCTCGAGCGCGTCTCGGAGGCACGGCCAGACGAGCTCGCGGCGCAGCTCCTCTTCGACCCGACCCACCCGTACCACTTCGAGCACCCGCAGGACCACGTCCCGGGGATGATGCTCATGGAGGCAGGTCGACAGCTCGGGCTGGCGGTGACGCACCTGTTCTACGGGGTACCGCTGGACGCCCTGTTCGTGCTCAACGACGTGAATGCCCGCTTCCGCCGCTTCGCGGAGCTGAGCGAGCCCGTCTTCGTGTACTCGGCCGTGCGCGAGAAGGTGTACCGGCGGGGGCGCCTCATGTCGATGCGCCAGGCGGGGATCTTCATCCAGCGGGGCGAGCTCCTCGGCTCGATGGATGGGAGCTGGAGCGTGTACGACCGGCGGCTCATGGAGCGGCTCCGGCGCCGGCCGCGGCCGGAGGATGGGCCGGCCGCCTCCCACCCGATGGCGGCCCCCGCCGCGGAGTGA
- a CDS encoding alpha/beta hydrolase family protein produces MVDVVRRREVVPVEDGTRLELEVFEQVEGREAPVLLCLPAMGVPARYYEPFALELHRRGFHVVTSDLRGHGASSVRVGRGTDFGYYEMVARDLGAVVRAVRAAFQDSPLFLVGHSLGGQLGSLYLGLEGEGVRGLVLVAASSVYYRNYGALGGVKVLLGTQLAAVIATVWGYFPGRRLRFADNESARVIQDWARQARTGRYVLSGAAQDFEALLARVERPVLAISVDGDSLAPPAAVDHLYGKMPRARVVRWHFTQSDAGGAHLDHFRWVRHGAPVAARIAGWVGEVLAGEAGAGQDPRTEGRP; encoded by the coding sequence ATGGTCGACGTGGTGCGCAGGCGCGAGGTCGTGCCGGTGGAGGATGGTACGCGGCTGGAACTGGAGGTCTTCGAGCAGGTGGAGGGAAGGGAGGCACCGGTCCTCCTGTGCCTGCCGGCGATGGGAGTCCCAGCGCGGTACTACGAGCCGTTCGCGCTCGAGCTGCACCGGCGGGGTTTCCACGTCGTCACGAGCGACCTGCGCGGGCACGGGGCGAGTTCCGTACGCGTGGGCCGGGGGACGGACTTCGGCTACTACGAGATGGTGGCGCGGGACCTGGGGGCGGTGGTGCGGGCGGTACGCGCGGCCTTCCAGGACAGCCCCCTGTTCCTGGTGGGGCACAGCCTGGGCGGGCAGCTCGGCTCGCTCTACCTGGGCCTGGAGGGCGAGGGAGTACGAGGGCTCGTCCTCGTGGCGGCCTCTTCGGTGTACTACCGGAATTACGGGGCGCTGGGCGGAGTGAAGGTGCTGCTCGGCACGCAGCTCGCGGCGGTCATCGCCACGGTGTGGGGGTACTTCCCGGGGCGGAGGCTGCGGTTCGCGGACAACGAGTCGGCCCGGGTGATACAGGACTGGGCGCGTCAGGCGAGGACGGGGCGCTACGTGCTCTCCGGGGCCGCGCAGGACTTCGAGGCGCTGCTCGCCCGGGTGGAGCGGCCGGTGCTGGCCATCTCGGTGGATGGGGATTCGCTGGCGCCACCGGCCGCGGTGGATCACCTGTACGGGAAGATGCCGCGGGCCCGGGTGGTGCGGTGGCACTTCACGCAGTCCGATGCAGGGGGAGCGCACTTGGATCACTTCCGCTGGGTACGCCACGGTGCGCCCGTGGCGGCGCGCATCGCGGGGTGGGTGGGGGAGGTGCTCGCGGGGGAGGCGGGCGCCGGACAGGACCCGCGGACGGAGGGCCGGCCATGA
- a CDS encoding serine/threonine protein kinase: protein MPHPPRRHDEPEQHLPQVGMEVAGYRLEATLGRGGQGTVFRARREDQLFAVKFISQPHAASWARRELDVMMKLWHAGGLPLVGHGEWPALEPHFLFLVTPYVRGLPLDAWAREHNPNALEVADLVRQAARLLGAVHAAGVVHRDVKGSNLLVYGERRLVLVDFGVATYEGAPRVTGPVPPGTWPYLSPRVWRSWRGEEDSRASPGDDLWALGVELYQLLTGGLPFRGSEGELVHAILHEEPRVPHELNPRVPRALGEVCWLMLRKQPGERYADARAVEVALEEVVKQADEAWKVPLCEAWGPNNATTSWQQELGGDVDLLALYERRAAYAQQPVRGKPRPPDEVSTQGVPGEMPPGPEEPARPRAPDSPTPRSRRVLQVAGAVLVLGLSVWLAVRALPRPSMSTTSPVGTPLATLPEEFYPITLEPGGQEVAPPWRRLEGDGGAAPEEAVTPAPVASATHSQDTRVRTLRKAPQDTPQQPPKDSGSTATKVGAALLGCTLAAGCPGPTTTAVQVRPLPAPTECPPDSVQTMKELGFRIGKSETALFPQQDKSEPFVPVREGPGTTMRILLRRPTTEVPAGSMVSGQLFFGTDRIHGRFTHLHTPNGYTYPICMVLVDRSDDMGVGDEDVKPGEKPGTLRMSWSEGVMPVERFK from the coding sequence GTGCCACATCCGCCTCGGCGGCACGACGAGCCGGAGCAGCACCTGCCCCAGGTGGGGATGGAGGTGGCCGGTTACCGGCTGGAGGCGACCCTGGGTCGCGGGGGCCAGGGCACCGTGTTCCGCGCCCGGCGCGAGGACCAGCTCTTCGCGGTGAAGTTCATCTCCCAGCCCCATGCTGCGTCATGGGCCCGGCGCGAGCTGGACGTCATGATGAAGCTCTGGCACGCGGGAGGGTTGCCATTGGTGGGACACGGCGAGTGGCCCGCCCTCGAGCCCCACTTCCTCTTCCTCGTCACGCCCTATGTGCGGGGGCTGCCGCTGGACGCCTGGGCCCGGGAGCACAACCCCAACGCGCTCGAGGTGGCGGACCTGGTGCGCCAGGCCGCGCGGTTGCTGGGAGCGGTGCACGCGGCCGGAGTCGTCCACCGCGATGTGAAGGGGTCCAACCTGCTGGTGTACGGCGAGCGACGGCTGGTGCTGGTGGACTTCGGGGTGGCCACGTACGAGGGCGCTCCCAGGGTGACGGGGCCCGTGCCTCCGGGCACCTGGCCCTATCTCAGCCCCCGGGTATGGCGCTCCTGGCGTGGCGAGGAGGACTCGCGCGCCAGCCCGGGTGATGACCTCTGGGCCCTGGGAGTGGAGCTCTACCAATTGCTGACCGGCGGGCTGCCCTTCCGTGGAAGCGAGGGCGAGCTGGTGCACGCCATCCTGCACGAGGAGCCGAGGGTACCGCATGAGCTCAACCCGCGGGTGCCCAGGGCGCTGGGGGAGGTGTGCTGGCTCATGCTGCGCAAGCAGCCTGGGGAGAGGTACGCGGATGCGCGGGCGGTGGAGGTAGCGCTGGAGGAGGTGGTGAAGCAGGCGGACGAGGCGTGGAAGGTGCCACTGTGCGAAGCCTGGGGTCCGAACAACGCCACCACCTCATGGCAACAGGAGCTGGGAGGAGACGTGGACCTGCTGGCGCTCTACGAGCGCCGGGCTGCCTACGCGCAACAGCCGGTGAGGGGAAAACCGCGTCCGCCGGATGAAGTATCCACCCAGGGCGTGCCAGGAGAGATGCCGCCTGGACCCGAAGAGCCAGCGCGACCGCGTGCCCCGGACTCGCCCACCCCGCGCTCGCGACGGGTGCTCCAGGTCGCTGGTGCGGTGCTGGTGTTGGGCCTGAGCGTGTGGCTCGCCGTGCGCGCGCTCCCGCGGCCCTCCATGTCCACGACCTCACCGGTGGGAACACCCCTTGCCACCCTACCGGAGGAGTTCTACCCCATCACCCTGGAGCCGGGCGGCCAGGAAGTGGCGCCTCCGTGGCGGCGGCTGGAAGGTGACGGCGGCGCGGCGCCCGAAGAGGCGGTAACCCCCGCGCCCGTTGCCAGCGCGACGCACTCCCAGGACACGCGCGTGAGGACACTTCGCAAGGCTCCCCAGGACACCCCGCAGCAGCCGCCGAAGGACTCGGGCTCCACAGCCACGAAGGTGGGGGCGGCCCTCCTCGGCTGCACCCTCGCCGCCGGTTGCCCCGGCCCCACCACCACGGCCGTCCAGGTGCGGCCCCTGCCCGCTCCCACCGAGTGTCCACCCGACTCGGTGCAAACCATGAAGGAGCTGGGCTTCCGCATCGGCAAGAGCGAAACGGCCTTGTTCCCCCAACAGGACAAGAGCGAGCCCTTCGTTCCCGTGCGAGAGGGCCCGGGCACCACGATGCGCATCCTCCTGAGAAGACCCACGACGGAGGTGCCCGCGGGCTCCATGGTCTCGGGGCAGCTCTTCTTCGGCACGGACCGCATCCACGGCCGCTTCACCCATCTCCACACGCCGAATGGGTACACGTACCCCATCTGCATGGTGCTCGTTGATCGGAGCGACGACATGGGCGTGGGCGACGAGGATGTGAAGCCGGGCGAGAAGCCGGGCACCCTGCGCATGTCGTGGTCCGAGGGCGTCATGCCGGTGGAGCGTTTCAAGTAG
- a CDS encoding fatty acid desaturase family protein, with translation MSDTAPALPRLPRELYTPSLVGGASFIGYAVGLFVVPAWLAVELVSSPVALALRIPGVLALLLVAQQGVHLLGWVGHEGFHFNLHRNRYVSALLGIFFSSMVLSFFQVGVGPTHWVHHRYTNRPEDPDWRIFSRYQTLGRRLLLGRAQANRVFLRNLLKVALGRELDFPHVVPFRPAELRALAWVNIACSLLWLSVYVAITVRSPLAGLVGILLPHVLGFFFSGPRPYVEHAGTGVGQGRDARTCSSKFMTVLFMGNNFHLEHHLYPAIPCYRLPSVHRYLTEQGFFEREGIPIETTVRGAYAHASGRSRYPSYV, from the coding sequence ATGAGCGACACGGCCCCGGCGCTCCCGCGCCTGCCACGCGAGCTGTACACCCCGTCACTCGTGGGCGGGGCCAGCTTCATCGGCTACGCGGTGGGGCTGTTCGTCGTGCCCGCGTGGCTGGCCGTGGAGCTCGTATCGAGCCCGGTGGCGCTGGCCCTGCGCATCCCCGGCGTGCTGGCCCTCCTGCTCGTGGCGCAGCAGGGAGTCCACCTGCTGGGGTGGGTGGGACATGAGGGGTTCCACTTCAACCTGCACCGCAACCGGTACGTCAGTGCCCTGCTGGGCATCTTCTTCTCCTCGATGGTGCTGTCCTTCTTCCAGGTGGGCGTGGGGCCGACGCATTGGGTGCACCACCGGTACACCAACCGGCCCGAGGATCCGGACTGGCGCATCTTCTCGCGCTACCAGACGCTCGGGCGGCGGCTCCTCCTGGGGCGGGCGCAGGCGAACCGCGTCTTCCTGCGGAACCTGCTCAAGGTGGCCCTCGGCCGGGAGCTGGACTTCCCCCACGTCGTGCCGTTCCGGCCCGCGGAGCTACGGGCACTCGCGTGGGTGAACATCGCCTGCTCTCTGCTGTGGTTGTCGGTGTACGTGGCCATCACCGTGCGGAGCCCGCTGGCGGGGCTGGTGGGCATCCTGCTGCCGCACGTGCTGGGGTTCTTCTTCAGCGGCCCAAGGCCCTACGTGGAGCACGCGGGGACGGGGGTGGGACAGGGCCGGGATGCCCGCACGTGCTCCTCGAAGTTCATGACGGTGCTCTTCATGGGAAACAACTTCCACCTGGAGCACCACCTCTATCCCGCCATCCCCTGCTACCGCCTGCCCTCGGTCCATCGCTACCTGACCGAACAGGGCTTCTTCGAGCGAGAGGGCATCCCCATCGAGACCACGGTGCGCGGCGCCTATGCACATGCGTCGGGGCGCTCGCGTTACCCGTCGTATGTGTAA